A genomic segment from Acyrthosiphon pisum isolate AL4f chromosome A3, pea_aphid_22Mar2018_4r6ur, whole genome shotgun sequence encodes:
- the LOC100573825 gene encoding uncharacterized protein LOC100573825 — protein MNRNLSLFLLVVAVVLLVAATTIDAECRWLDCHAHSAGDWCNILGPGWKVKNWRRCNGLLGKSEHCCK, from the exons ATGAATCGTAACTTGTCTTTGTTTCTTTTGGTCGTCGCAGTGG tTTTGCTGGTCGCAGCCACAACGATCGATGCAGAGTGTCGCTGGCTCGACTGCCATGCACATTCGGCCGGCGACTGGTGCAACATTCTTGGACCCGGCTGGAAGGTGAAGAATTGGCGACGGTGTAACGGATTGCTTGGAAAATCTGAACACTGCTGCAAATGA